One window from the genome of Gimesia aquarii encodes:
- a CDS encoding AAA family ATPase, with protein MEAVVFMGLPASGKSSFYKERFFSTHVRINLDLLKTRHRELLLLEACLQTKQRFVIDNTNPTRADRSRYIKAAKTARLDVVGYYFQSVIEECLKRNEIRSETERVHDVAVLSIATKLELPSFDEGFDQLFYVQIKSGEFVIEEWNEEI; from the coding sequence ATGGAAGCGGTCGTCTTTATGGGTTTGCCTGCGTCGGGAAAATCGTCCTTTTACAAAGAGCGATTCTTCTCTACACACGTTCGTATTAACCTCGACCTATTGAAAACTCGGCACAGAGAACTGCTTCTTCTCGAAGCGTGCCTTCAGACTAAACAAAGGTTTGTTATCGACAACACGAACCCAACCAGAGCAGATCGGTCTAGGTACATTAAAGCTGCCAAAACTGCCCGGTTGGATGTGGTTGGATATTACTTTCAATCAGTGATCGAGGAGTGCTTGAAAAGGAATGAGATTCGTTCGGAAACGGAACGAGTTCATGATGTTGCAGTATTATCGATAGCCACAAAACTCGAACTACCTTCGTTTGACGAGGGCTTCGATCAATTGTTTTACGTCCAAATTAAAAGCGGTGAATTCGTCATCGAGGAATGGAATGAAGAAATTTAA
- a CDS encoding tRNA(His) guanylyltransferase Thg1 family protein, with product MKKFNELDKKMRVFETAADYCVLPGLFMVARLDGRSFTRLTKEVCQFEAPFDERFRDLMVATTESLMTCGFRVLYAYTESDEISLLFSLEDQLFGRKLRKYNSTLAAEASAKFSLLIGDVATFDCRISQLPSVELVVDYFRWRNEDAVRNALSAYCYWTLRKDCLDEQAATKRLLGLSVSQKNELLFQYGINFNDVPDWQKRGIGLYWEVYEKPAVNPINGEDVIAQRRRIKKDYDLPMKDEYSEFVKNIFK from the coding sequence ATGAAGAAATTTAACGAACTTGACAAGAAAATGCGAGTTTTTGAAACCGCTGCCGATTACTGTGTTCTCCCCGGTCTATTCATGGTGGCTCGACTGGATGGCCGCAGCTTTACCCGATTGACGAAAGAGGTTTGCCAGTTTGAAGCTCCATTTGATGAACGCTTTCGAGACCTGATGGTGGCCACTACCGAATCACTGATGACTTGTGGTTTTCGGGTACTCTACGCTTACACCGAAAGTGATGAGATTTCTTTGCTGTTTTCTCTCGAAGATCAACTCTTTGGTAGAAAACTCCGTAAGTACAACTCAACATTAGCAGCAGAAGCCAGTGCCAAGTTTTCTCTCTTAATTGGAGATGTGGCGACTTTCGATTGTCGAATCTCTCAATTGCCAAGTGTGGAACTGGTGGTGGACTATTTCCGTTGGCGGAATGAGGACGCTGTCAGAAACGCCTTGAGTGCATATTGTTATTGGACACTTCGAAAAGATTGTCTGGACGAGCAAGCTGCTACCAAGCGATTACTTGGGTTATCTGTCAGTCAGAAAAACGAACTTCTTTTTCAATATGGCATCAATTTCAATGATGTGCCCGACTGGCAAAAACGTGGAATCGGCTTGTACTGGGAAGTTTACGAAAAGCCTGCTGTTAATCCCATCAATGGCGAGGATGTTATCGCCCAGCGGCGTAGGATAAAGAAAGATTATGATCTGCCGATGAAGGACGAGTACAGTGAGTTCGTTAAAAATATATTTAAGTGA
- a CDS encoding HEAT repeat domain-containing protein gives MDDQNRIIKLLQTFAHRTDPDQVSDAEQAILPSGEAAISALIEALNDPDPDLRIFTLKILEYFEDDTEPALPAMIKALTDSDRNVRICALTPVASFGAKAIDAVPILEKWIGSDDEFRHVSAVGHILMIDSSKAEELVPILLKALESDDFGIRCQTAWLLGQLGKLTEETMPVLERMVNDENSSVRRVASEALMSITY, from the coding sequence ATGGACGATCAAAACAGAATCATCAAACTCCTCCAAACTTTCGCCCATCGGACTGACCCCGACCAAGTTTCAGATGCCGAGCAAGCGATTTTGCCATCCGGTGAAGCGGCAATCTCTGCTCTCATTGAAGCTCTCAACGATCCTGACCCCGACCTTCGTATCTTCACTCTAAAAATTCTCGAATACTTCGAAGATGATACGGAACCCGCACTTCCAGCCATGATCAAGGCACTAACAGATTCCGACCGCAATGTAAGAATCTGTGCCCTCACACCAGTAGCTTCATTTGGCGCAAAGGCGATTGATGCCGTTCCAATTCTGGAGAAGTGGATTGGAAGCGATGACGAGTTCAGGCATGTTAGCGCAGTCGGGCACATACTGATGATTGACTCATCGAAGGCCGAAGAACTCGTACCGATTCTTCTCAAGGCTTTAGAATCTGACGATTTCGGGATTCGCTGTCAAACAGCATGGCTACTTGGCCAACTTGGGAAGCTGACCGAAGAAACCATGCCAGTATTGGAGCGGATGGTAAACGATGAAAATTCGTCAGTTCGTCGTGTGGCGAGTGAAGCGTTGATGAGCATTACTTATTGA
- a CDS encoding nuclear transport factor 2 family protein codes for MTNHDLAISFVERFCAGDVEGLVLLLAKDLRFRGPFHQFDSRDAYVSCLKDNPPTRSRFHVLSVTEDDDHVAVFYEYQKTDETVMLAQLFKCEDGKITEILLVFDGRGIESK; via the coding sequence ATGACCAACCATGATTTAGCAATCAGCTTTGTGGAGCGATTCTGTGCAGGAGATGTCGAGGGCCTCGTGTTGTTGCTAGCAAAAGACCTTCGATTTCGAGGGCCATTTCACCAGTTCGACTCCAGAGATGCTTATGTGTCGTGCCTGAAAGACAATCCGCCGACACGGAGTCGATTTCACGTATTGAGCGTCACAGAGGACGACGACCATGTTGCCGTCTTCTATGAGTACCAGAAGACGGACGAAACGGTAATGCTTGCCCAACTTTTCAAGTGTGAGGACGGGAAAATTACTGAGATACTTCTGGTCTTCGATGGGCGTGGGATCGAATCAAAGTAG